One window of the Candidatus Jettenia sp. genome contains the following:
- a CDS encoding argininosuccinate synthase encodes MSEQRKKVVLAYSGGLDTSVAIKWIPEKYHMDVITVTIDLGAVKDLDAIREKALKIGAKKAIVIDAKDTFVKYFIFPALQAGALYEGVYPLATALGRPLIAKLLADVALEENADAVAHGCTGKGNDQVRLDVSLQVLNPRLQIIAPVREWKMTRDEEIRYAEEHNIPVEAKIKSPYSTDENLWGRSIECGVLEDPWVEPPEEVYKWTKNAKDTPDEPEYIEIEFARGIPIAINDEEMDGVTLINMLNAWGGKHGVGRIDHLENRLVGIKSREIYESPAAVILHTAHKALEGMIMTKDALRFKDIISAQYADLIYNGLWFSAFHQDLVAYVLSNQRLMNGTIRMRLSKGTCTVVGRKSPLSLYNEKLATYQKEDTFDHSASLGFIKIYGLPVKIQAQKQMDILAGREALHLDSIMPPKVKSIHKSGGE; translated from the coding sequence ATGTCTGAGCAACGAAAAAAGGTGGTATTGGCCTATTCAGGCGGTCTCGATACCTCTGTGGCAATTAAATGGATTCCCGAAAAATACCATATGGATGTTATTACGGTAACTATCGATCTGGGTGCGGTAAAGGATCTTGATGCCATTCGGGAAAAGGCGCTAAAAATCGGGGCTAAAAAGGCGATTGTGATTGACGCAAAGGATACTTTTGTTAAATATTTCATATTTCCCGCTCTGCAGGCGGGGGCCTTATATGAAGGGGTTTATCCTCTGGCAACGGCTCTCGGCAGACCGCTTATTGCAAAATTATTAGCAGATGTAGCACTTGAAGAAAATGCAGATGCTGTGGCTCACGGTTGCACCGGGAAGGGAAACGATCAGGTGCGATTAGATGTATCTTTGCAGGTCTTGAATCCCCGGTTACAGATTATTGCCCCGGTAAGGGAGTGGAAGATGACCCGTGATGAGGAGATCCGATATGCCGAGGAACATAATATCCCCGTGGAAGCAAAGATTAAAAGCCCCTATAGTACGGATGAGAATCTCTGGGGAAGAAGTATTGAGTGCGGTGTCCTGGAAGATCCATGGGTGGAACCGCCAGAGGAGGTTTACAAATGGACAAAGAATGCAAAAGACACCCCTGACGAGCCCGAATATATTGAGATTGAGTTTGCAAGGGGTATCCCCATAGCAATTAACGATGAGGAGATGGACGGTGTTACCCTGATTAATATGTTAAATGCATGGGGAGGGAAGCATGGCGTTGGCCGCATTGATCATTTGGAGAACCGGCTTGTAGGCATTAAGTCCAGAGAAATTTACGAATCTCCCGCTGCTGTGATATTGCATACGGCACATAAGGCGCTGGAAGGTATGATTATGACAAAAGATGCCCTGAGATTTAAGGATATAATATCTGCCCAGTATGCGGATTTAATTTATAACGGGTTGTGGTTTTCTGCCTTTCATCAGGATCTCGTGGCTTATGTGCTGAGTAATCAGCGTCTGATGAACGGGACGATCCGTATGAGGTTATCAAAAGGGACCTGCACGGTAGTGGGGCGTAAATCACCGCTATCCCTGTATAATGAAAAGTTAGCTACTTATCAGAAAGAAGATACCTTTGATCATAGTGCATCTCTTGGGTTTATCAAGATATACGGGTTGCCTGTGAAGATACAGGCACAAAAGCAAATGGATATCCTTGCAGGCAGAGAGGCGTTACATCTGGATTCGATTATGCCGCCGAAGGTGAAATCGATACATAAGTCCGGAGGCGAATAA
- a CDS encoding sulfite exporter TauE/SafE family protein — protein MAYFIICTVALIVSALTLFSGFGLGTLLMPAFAIFFPIEIAVATTAIVHLANNIFKLGLVGRMADLKIVLKFALPASIMAIVGALLLNYFANIQPIAEYKLAGKTFTITAVKLAIATLLAMFSILELSPRFEKLGFHPRYIPLGGALSGFFGGLSGQQGALRSAFLIRTGLKKESFIGTSVVSAVIVDIARLIVYGVTFFSKNFAVLQDQIGIGLVTAATITAFLGSFIGSRLIKKITMRTIQIIVGVLLLLVSLAMAVGLI, from the coding sequence ATGGCTTATTTCATCATTTGCACGGTAGCACTTATCGTTTCTGCTTTAACGCTTTTTTCTGGTTTTGGATTAGGCACCCTCCTTATGCCTGCATTTGCGATCTTTTTCCCCATAGAAATAGCTGTTGCAACAACTGCTATCGTCCATCTGGCTAATAATATCTTCAAATTAGGGCTGGTTGGCAGGATGGCAGATTTAAAAATAGTACTGAAGTTTGCCCTTCCTGCCTCAATCATGGCCATTGTCGGGGCATTGCTATTAAACTATTTTGCGAATATTCAACCCATTGCAGAATACAAGCTTGCGGGAAAAACCTTCACCATTACAGCCGTAAAACTGGCGATTGCCACTCTTTTGGCAATGTTCTCAATCCTGGAACTCAGTCCACGTTTTGAAAAACTCGGATTTCATCCGAGGTATATTCCACTCGGCGGAGCGCTTTCCGGATTCTTTGGTGGACTATCAGGGCAGCAAGGCGCCCTGCGTTCTGCTTTTTTGATCAGGACAGGACTAAAAAAAGAGTCCTTTATCGGGACATCGGTTGTTTCTGCTGTAATAGTGGATATAGCGCGCCTCATAGTCTATGGAGTCACTTTCTTCTCAAAAAACTTTGCTGTACTGCAAGATCAGATTGGAATTGGATTAGTTACGGCTGCTACCATAACCGCATTCTTAGGTTCGTTTATTGGCTCGCGCCTGATCAAAAAAATTACCATGCGTACCATCCAAATCATCGTTGGGGTACTATTGCTTCTCGTATCGTTAGCGATGGCAGTTGGATTGATATGA
- a CDS encoding PAS domain S-box protein, giving the protein MSVFQSIKGKFLTFVLCISLIPFSIVTTIYYLYARNTLKYKTLEELRTITEAKRLNVVSLMEKLKIRTVDFSSDGFIRNTCETIIRIDDSQRDREIKILNSYLLKHKIPIYQHLKAIIITDTYGKVISSTQKNLVGNTISFDGVYLKVSGKDFGEVYVSQPRYYPYLNANCISVSAPVISIHDARSLGVIINVYSLSALNEITADRTGMGKTGEVCLINKDKIMLTESRFIDNAPLKQVVDTEPVRKIVEDGKEVAGVYKDYRGRFVVGALMNIPDYDWVLFSEIDRAEIFGPLRGLGSIALMLGTISFCVITSMGIIFVVSIVKPINKLTYVTKRFARGDLDYRVKVIGRDEVGELADSFNIMAERLAREIAEHRRAEEVLKESEQKFRAIFDNAKDGILLADIETKQLSLGNKAICQLLGYSHDEIKGLKVMDIHPEKDLSSVIEKFEKQVRGEIVLAGDIPVKRKDGSVFYADINSTPVILGGKAYLIGIFRDITERKQTEEIVQKSRSSLANAQKIAHLGNWEWNIVKNELWWSDEIYRIFGLSPQVFGATFEAFLDFVHPDDRELVERSVNEAFYQKKPYSIDHRIILPDGSMRTVHEEAEVIFDDTGRAIQMNGTVHDITERKRAEETLRISEHKYRLLLENLPQKIFYKDKNLVYISCNENLARDLHIKPDEIAGKTDYDFYPKELAEKYRASDKRVMKSGQTKDREEEYIKNGRALVIHTVRTPIRDENGDIIGILGIFWDITEKVALQMEAIRNRHLVALGELATGIGHEINNPMTGIINCAQILANKSKEGSRERDIAHRIVKEGDRVVNIVHSLLSFARIEDRVEKKSIVSIQEVLSDTLILAEAQLRKEGIKIKLDISPNLPRIHVYPQQIQQVFLNIISNARYALNQKYPEAHDDKMLEILGEELPINNCPYVKITFHDHGTGIPANIIHKVLDPFFTMKPRHKATGLGLSISHSIIKDHGGEILIESVEGEFTKVVIVLPGMHK; this is encoded by the coding sequence ATGAGTGTATTCCAATCTATTAAAGGGAAATTCCTTACCTTTGTGCTCTGTATTTCCCTCATACCTTTTAGCATAGTCACAACCATATATTACCTTTATGCAAGAAATACCCTGAAATATAAAACTTTAGAGGAATTGAGAACGATTACAGAGGCAAAAAGACTCAATGTAGTATCTTTAATGGAGAAATTAAAGATACGTACCGTAGATTTCAGTTCTGATGGGTTTATAAGAAATACTTGTGAAACAATTATCAGGATTGACGATTCTCAACGGGATAGAGAAATAAAAATATTAAACAGCTATCTTTTAAAACATAAAATACCAATATATCAACATCTGAAGGCGATAATTATTACTGATACGTATGGGAAGGTTATTTCATCTACTCAGAAAAATTTGGTTGGAAATACTATTTCTTTTGATGGCGTATATTTAAAAGTATCGGGTAAGGATTTTGGTGAGGTATATGTTTCTCAACCACGATACTATCCTTATCTTAATGCGAATTGCATATCTGTTTCTGCACCAGTTATTTCTATCCATGACGCCCGTTCACTTGGTGTTATTATTAATGTCTACTCTCTTTCAGCCCTCAATGAGATTACAGCCGACCGTACCGGAATGGGAAAGACGGGCGAAGTGTGTTTAATTAACAAAGATAAAATTATGCTTACAGAGTCAAGATTTATCGATAATGCACCATTGAAACAGGTAGTGGATACAGAGCCAGTTCGCAAGATTGTCGAGGATGGTAAAGAAGTGGCTGGTGTGTATAAAGATTATAGGGGTAGGTTTGTTGTTGGCGCCTTAATGAATATACCTGATTATGATTGGGTACTTTTTTCAGAGATAGATAGAGCTGAAATCTTTGGACCATTAAGGGGATTAGGGTCTATTGCATTAATGTTAGGTACAATTAGTTTTTGTGTAATAACGAGTATGGGCATTATCTTTGTCGTCTCAATAGTAAAGCCTATCAATAAATTAACATATGTTACAAAAAGATTTGCAAGAGGTGATTTGGATTATCGGGTAAAGGTAATTGGCAGGGATGAAGTTGGCGAGTTGGCCGATAGTTTTAACATTATGGCTGAGAGGCTTGCAAGGGAAATTGCAGAGCATAGGAGGGCAGAGGAAGTACTGAAGGAGTCGGAGCAAAAATTTAGGGCCATTTTTGATAATGCGAAAGATGGGATACTTTTAGCAGATATTGAGACAAAGCAGTTATCTCTTGGTAATAAAGCTATTTGTCAATTATTGGGTTACAGTCATGACGAGATCAAGGGTTTAAAAGTTATGGACATCCACCCCGAGAAGGATCTCTCTTCTGTTATAGAAAAGTTTGAAAAACAAGTAAGAGGGGAGATTGTATTAGCCGGGGATATCCCCGTAAAAAGAAAGGATGGCAGCGTTTTTTATGCTGATATTAATTCCACTCCTGTAATCCTTGGTGGAAAAGCATATCTCATAGGGATTTTTAGGGATATTACTGAGCGCAAACAGACCGAAGAGATAGTGCAGAAGAGCAGATCAAGTCTTGCGAATGCACAAAAAATTGCCCATTTAGGAAATTGGGAATGGAATATCGTGAAAAACGAATTATGGTGGTCTGACGAGATATACCGTATCTTCGGTTTGAGTCCACAGGTATTCGGTGCAACCTTTGAGGCGTTTTTGGATTTTGTTCATCCTGATGACCGGGAATTAGTAGAAAGATCCGTTAATGAAGCCTTCTATCAGAAAAAACCCTACAGTATTGATCATCGCATCATTTTACCAGATGGCTCTATGCGTACCGTACACGAAGAGGCAGAAGTAATTTTTGATGATACTGGCAGGGCAATTCAGATGAACGGAACGGTCCATGATATTACCGAGCGTAAACGGGCAGAAGAGACTTTGCGGATAAGTGAGCATAAATATCGATTGCTTCTTGAAAATCTTCCTCAAAAGATATTTTATAAAGATAAAAATTTAGTATATATATCCTGTAATGAGAATTTAGCCAGAGATTTACATATTAAACCAGATGAAATCGCAGGGAAGACGGATTATGACTTTTATCCGAAAGAGCTTGCTGAAAAATACCGGGCAAGTGATAAGAGGGTTATGAAATCAGGGCAAACGAAGGATAGGGAAGAGGAGTATATCAAAAATGGAAGGGCATTGGTTATTCATACTGTTAGAACTCCTATAAGAGATGAAAACGGTGACATCATTGGCATCTTAGGTATTTTCTGGGATATTACGGAAAAAGTAGCTTTACAAATGGAGGCTATACGCAACAGACACCTGGTGGCATTGGGAGAATTAGCAACAGGCATAGGTCATGAAATCAACAATCCTATGACGGGCATCATTAATTGTGCTCAAATATTGGCTAATAAAAGTAAGGAGGGAAGCAGGGAAAGGGATATTGCTCATCGGATTGTCAAGGAAGGTGATCGTGTGGTCAACATAGTCCATAGTCTTCTTTCTTTTGCCAGAATCGAAGATAGAGTAGAGAAAAAAAGTATTGTCAGCATTCAAGAAGTGCTATCAGATACTCTTATTTTAGCGGAGGCACAGTTGCGAAAAGAGGGTATCAAGATAAAATTGGATATTTCCCCAAACCTACCGAGAATACATGTATATCCTCAGCAAATTCAACAGGTTTTTTTGAATATCATAAGCAATGCACGATATGCCCTGAATCAAAAATATCCGGAAGCACACGATGATAAAATGCTTGAAATCCTCGGTGAAGAGCTACCGATAAATAATTGCCCATACGTAAAAATTACCTTTCATGACCATGGTACTGGTATACCTGCCAATATCATACATAAGGTTTTAGACCCATTTTTTACCATGAAACCCAGACATAAAGCAACCGGGCTGGGTTTAAGCATTAGTCACAGCATTATCAAGGATCATGGTGGTGAAATTTTGATTGAAAGTGTTGAAGGGGAATTTACCAAAGTTGTTATAGTTCTCCCTGGTATGCATAAATAA
- a CDS encoding B12-binding domain-containing radical SAM protein, which produces MRVLLLFPPSWHPSQPYLSLPSLTAFLRQQGIHDVVQRDLNIELLDILLTKETCSKFYQKIIDALRRMDNAWEAPRRGVSTNWQEKYQALAHASEAIPAIIDKIEPAKNTLRSEGFYDLERYMESVHIINESLSLMSALYYPSLLTALSNDMRYSVYSSQEIFRALDDEEENIFLNLYRDHILSSILDFPPDLLGISITSTSQIIPGLTLAKLLRDRNKEIYITIGGSVFTKLIENLKKIDSMFSVVDSFIVFEGEHALLKLVEQVDGKRDFRKVPNLVYRENNVTRINEPFYAEDLNALPTPDFDGLPLKLYHAPESVLPVQTSRGCYYRKCAFCNLHLDHRNFRLRRTELLMEDIRTLSQKYHTPYFFFTDESVPMNQLREISQNLLESRQNIKWMAGVRFENALDSDLLGKMAKSGCQKLVFGLESYNQRVLDLMKKGIKTDVVKNILNACLETGISFHLYIIIGFPTETGKEAQETLDFVLTKEYLASTGFSCLPSLFGMEKDSPITHNPEKYGLRSLMAPGNEDLGLGYFYEVDQGMSPEEAERMYHYVIRQLSEKLCPFPYNYSLPDGLLYLTHKAGKGFE; this is translated from the coding sequence ATGAGAGTGTTGTTACTATTCCCCCCATCCTGGCATCCTTCTCAGCCCTATCTGAGTTTACCGTCACTAACTGCCTTTTTAAGGCAACAGGGTATTCATGATGTTGTCCAGCGGGATTTGAATATCGAGTTGCTGGATATACTCCTTACCAAAGAAACCTGCAGTAAGTTTTATCAAAAGATTATCGATGCCTTACGGCGTATGGATAATGCATGGGAGGCGCCCCGGCGGGGCGTCTCTACGAATTGGCAAGAAAAATATCAGGCATTGGCTCATGCATCGGAAGCTATTCCTGCGATAATTGATAAGATAGAGCCTGCGAAAAATACGTTGAGATCCGAAGGTTTTTATGATCTTGAGCGGTATATGGAAAGTGTTCACATTATCAATGAATCCCTCAGTCTCATGTCTGCCCTGTACTATCCCTCTTTACTGACTGCGCTCAGCAATGATATGCGGTATTCGGTATATTCTTCACAAGAAATTTTTCGGGCGCTGGACGATGAAGAAGAAAATATATTCCTCAATCTGTATAGAGATCACATTCTCTCTTCCATCCTCGATTTTCCTCCCGATCTGCTGGGTATTTCCATTACCAGCACTTCACAGATCATACCTGGATTAACCCTTGCAAAATTACTCAGGGATCGGAATAAAGAAATCTACATTACAATAGGGGGAAGTGTTTTTACCAAGCTCATTGAAAACCTGAAAAAAATAGATAGCATGTTCTCGGTTGTAGACAGCTTTATTGTTTTTGAGGGTGAGCATGCCTTGCTGAAGCTTGTAGAACAAGTGGACGGCAAGCGGGATTTCCGGAAAGTGCCCAATCTGGTGTATCGGGAAAACAACGTTACGAGGATCAATGAGCCATTTTATGCAGAAGATTTGAATGCGTTGCCTACGCCTGACTTTGATGGCCTTCCCTTAAAACTATATCATGCCCCTGAGTCTGTTTTACCGGTACAAACATCGAGGGGGTGTTACTACCGGAAATGTGCCTTTTGCAATTTACATCTGGACCACAGGAATTTCCGGTTGCGTCGGACTGAATTGCTGATGGAAGACATCCGTACGCTTTCACAGAAGTATCATACACCGTATTTCTTCTTTACGGATGAGTCCGTTCCTATGAATCAATTGCGGGAGATATCACAAAACCTTCTGGAGAGTCGGCAGAATATCAAATGGATGGCGGGGGTAAGGTTTGAAAATGCCCTCGATAGTGATTTATTGGGGAAGATGGCGAAGTCAGGATGTCAAAAGCTGGTATTTGGTCTGGAATCGTATAATCAGAGGGTACTGGATTTGATGAAAAAGGGGATTAAGACCGATGTGGTGAAAAACATATTGAATGCCTGTTTAGAAACGGGCATATCATTTCACCTCTATATTATCATCGGATTTCCGACAGAAACTGGGAAAGAGGCGCAAGAGACGCTTGATTTTGTGCTCACCAAAGAATATCTGGCTTCAACAGGTTTTTCCTGCTTGCCGTCTCTTTTTGGAATGGAGAAGGATTCTCCTATTACTCATAATCCTGAGAAATATGGATTGAGGAGCTTAATGGCTCCCGGGAATGAGGATTTGGGATTGGGCTATTTTTATGAAGTAGATCAGGGGATGTCTCCGGAAGAGGCCGAAAGAATGTATCATTATGTGATACGCCAGTTAAGCGAAAAGTTATGTCCATTTCCTTATAACTATTCTTTACCCGATGGGCTGCTCTATCTTACCCATAAAGCAGGGAAGGGATTTGAGTAA
- a CDS encoding PAS domain S-box protein, with the protein MPLLLLRFMAFPKAQKDLEEALIRNLEGVKQKQAEILKMWFRERRHDAKIISRNISAMLGKNSNDKGDDFRKLYDYMEMLRAEYGYKGISITLRDGIILAATEKEWVGSNIVSYDYCREALNGTVFISRIQLFAQPGSKNKESNSGVPTIFISAPLVDSNSVTIGAVILRMDTASLSDIMRSAELGKTGETFLINREGYMLTESRFADELKKTDLIQRRTSLELRIANPHTGMLTDGAQKCLSCNDGYDAEGYINYDGKKVLGAWCWIPEYDCGLLAQIDIHEGYGAAYNLKKFVLSTLLVLALPLILISFYFGKRISAPIFNITEVTKKIASGDLGHRVKTSSKKDEINELAKAFNAMAGSLEEKTIKLRNYTTDLENTVKERTLELQETTNFLNSILAGSTEYSIIAEDLQGNILAFNEGASLIYGYKPEEMIGIANVRILHTDEDVKSGKVDSILEAARKTGRYEGEVMRKRKNGDVFPVHVTFTLRRDEMGHPIGFVVISKDITKEKLVALEKEIINNINKTIASGLHIKGIYTNVYHELKRIIDFTWLGVTCSNDGAEVTEDSHIVHGVLSPVDWLNRNPYPFDTTAQGIAVKTGMPVFVPDTIESTYLIDQELSQKGIRSYVCVPLKSKGITIGTITLGSRKKGAFTEMHLSLLHQITPQLAIAIENARLFIFIKESEKKYRDLVENAPEMIHEIGPEGKFINVNKTELNKLGYSLQEMMQMTLEDIVPNEQKEEIKRYMKRMVETGSGELETVFLTKMGKEINVEINGTGLYNNKTKEYICTRAFVRDITERKNMEEQVRRSEKLASMGELAAAIAHEIRNPLGAICNSVGILDAHLRVTGQDKDLLEMIVGQSERLDRIISDFLTFAHPREPSFSLQNIREVIKNTIFLLEQDSRYTDQVEIKEIYESVLPKVYLDTDLIHQVFWNLLINSLDAMPQGGQIRIMVRKTTLFLRDAVEIIISDTGGGIPSHELDKIFEPFYTTKSEGTGLGLSVVQRIIDDHGGTIDVKSKEGKGTTFSIKLPVGPMGNGKEKIKNNLLMG; encoded by the coding sequence ATGCCATTATTATTGCTGCGTTTTATGGCATTTCCCAAGGCACAGAAAGATTTGGAAGAGGCTTTAATAAGAAACCTGGAAGGGGTGAAACAAAAGCAGGCAGAAATTTTAAAAATGTGGTTTCGTGAGCGAAGACACGATGCAAAGATCATCAGCAGGAACATTTCTGCCATGCTAGGAAAGAATAGTAACGATAAGGGGGATGATTTCCGGAAACTCTACGATTATATGGAGATGTTGAGAGCAGAGTATGGATACAAAGGCATATCTATTACCTTGCGGGATGGAATCATACTCGCAGCTACGGAAAAGGAATGGGTTGGTTCCAATATTGTAAGTTATGATTATTGCAGAGAAGCCCTGAACGGAACTGTTTTTATATCCAGGATTCAACTTTTTGCTCAGCCGGGAAGTAAGAACAAGGAGAGTAATAGTGGCGTCCCAACGATATTTATCTCTGCTCCGCTTGTAGATTCCAATAGCGTTACCATAGGAGCGGTCATTCTCCGGATGGATACAGCATCTCTCAGTGACATCATGAGAAGTGCAGAATTGGGAAAAACAGGGGAAACTTTTCTTATCAACAGAGAAGGATACATGCTGACAGAATCAAGATTTGCAGATGAGTTAAAAAAGACAGATCTGATTCAGCGAAGAACTTCATTGGAGTTAAGAATAGCGAATCCCCATACAGGGATGCTTACCGATGGAGCTCAGAAATGTCTGAGTTGTAACGACGGATACGATGCAGAGGGTTATATAAATTACGATGGTAAGAAGGTCTTGGGCGCGTGGTGCTGGATTCCGGAATATGATTGTGGCTTACTTGCGCAAATTGATATTCATGAAGGATACGGAGCGGCTTATAATTTAAAGAAATTTGTTCTTTCAACCCTTTTGGTATTAGCGCTTCCCCTGATACTGATTTCATTCTACTTTGGCAAAAGGATTTCAGCCCCTATTTTCAATATAACAGAAGTAACGAAAAAGATTGCGAGTGGCGATCTGGGACATCGGGTAAAAACCAGCAGCAAAAAAGATGAGATTAATGAACTGGCAAAGGCATTTAATGCGATGGCAGGTTCGCTTGAAGAAAAAACGATAAAATTAAGGAATTACACAACTGATCTCGAAAATACCGTAAAAGAGAGAACCCTTGAACTTCAGGAGACAACAAACTTTTTGAATAGTATCCTGGCGGGCTCTACGGAATATTCGATTATTGCTGAAGATTTGCAGGGTAATATTCTTGCATTCAATGAAGGGGCGAGTCTTATTTATGGTTATAAGCCGGAGGAAATGATTGGGATAGCCAATGTAAGAATCCTTCACACGGATGAGGATGTGAAATCGGGAAAAGTAGACTCTATCTTAGAGGCAGCACGCAAAACGGGCAGATATGAAGGAGAAGTGATGAGAAAGAGAAAGAATGGCGATGTCTTTCCCGTTCATGTAACTTTTACCTTACGGCGTGATGAGATGGGGCATCCTATCGGATTTGTCGTAATATCGAAGGATATTACGAAAGAAAAACTGGTGGCGCTGGAAAAGGAGATTATCAATAACATCAATAAGACGATTGCTTCTGGTTTACATATTAAAGGAATTTATACAAACGTTTATCATGAGCTAAAACGTATCATTGATTTTACCTGGTTAGGGGTGACGTGTTCTAACGATGGGGCAGAAGTTACGGAGGATTCTCATATTGTTCATGGTGTGCTATCTCCTGTAGACTGGTTAAACAGGAATCCATATCCGTTCGATACAACGGCGCAAGGTATTGCTGTGAAGACAGGTATGCCTGTTTTTGTTCCGGATACGATTGAGAGTACGTATCTGATTGATCAGGAATTATCCCAAAAGGGTATCCGCTCTTACGTATGTGTTCCTTTAAAATCAAAGGGAATTACTATCGGAACCATTACGTTGGGAAGCAGAAAGAAAGGCGCTTTTACGGAAATGCACTTGAGTTTATTACATCAAATTACTCCGCAATTAGCTATTGCCATAGAAAATGCCAGACTATTCATATTCATAAAGGAATCAGAGAAGAAATATAGAGATCTTGTGGAAAATGCACCGGAAATGATCCATGAGATTGGTCCCGAAGGGAAATTTATTAATGTAAACAAAACAGAATTAAACAAATTAGGATACTCCCTTCAGGAAATGATGCAGATGACGCTTGAGGATATTGTCCCAAATGAACAGAAAGAAGAAATAAAAAGATATATGAAACGGATGGTTGAAACCGGAAGTGGTGAATTAGAGACGGTGTTTTTAACGAAAATGGGAAAAGAAATTAACGTCGAGATTAATGGGACAGGTCTTTATAATAACAAGACGAAAGAATATATTTGCACACGGGCGTTTGTACGGGATATTACCGAAAGAAAAAATATGGAGGAACAGGTGCGCCGGTCAGAAAAACTTGCCTCAATGGGCGAACTGGCTGCAGCAATTGCGCATGAGATTCGGAATCCGCTGGGTGCGATATGCAATTCTGTAGGAATTTTGGATGCCCACTTAAGAGTGACAGGTCAGGATAAGGATCTCCTGGAGATGATTGTGGGGCAATCAGAGAGACTGGACAGGATTATCAGTGATTTTTTAACCTTTGCCCATCCCCGGGAGCCTTCCTTTTCCCTGCAAAATATTCGGGAAGTAATTAAGAATACTATTTTTCTGTTAGAGCAGGATAGCCGATATACAGATCAGGTAGAAATAAAGGAGATTTATGAGAGCGTATTACCGAAAGTTTACCTTGATACCGATCTGATTCATCAGGTATTTTGGAATTTATTGATCAATTCCTTAGATGCTATGCCACAAGGCGGGCAGATCAGGATAATGGTGAGAAAAACAACCTTATTTTTGCGGGATGCAGTGGAAATTATCATATCAGATACGGGAGGAGGCATACCATCTCATGAATTGGATAAAATATTTGAGCCTTTCTATACTACAAAATCGGAAGGAACAGGGTTGGGTCTTTCTGTCGTTCAACGTATTATTGATGATCATGGCGGAACGATAGATGTGAAAAGTAAAGAAGGCAAGGGGACGACCTTTTCTATTAAGCTGCCTGTTGGCCCTATGGGGAACGGAAAAGAGAAAATTAAAAACAATCTTTTAATGGGATGA